In the Clostridium beijerinckii genome, one interval contains:
- a CDS encoding DUF5050 domain-containing protein, whose translation MSKKVINRLFSVITITSLIFMTCSTSAKADTTETDFSHTDFGTISGLSIEKQNPYVEYAGVDHYPVLSGDTIKINMSSKYDGDYSDYSNYDPVQYRVFIARSENEDYTELTDGYSNPIPAYNEFTIEDNNALTEGKYKVMIFVKRSSSNGADQNSYGAYDKIYNFNFTCYNSLDVPKNDDSKISNSSGNIVNDGMAVEDNDYIYYINRVGDVYGAAPDYLYKIRKNDPPRKDICDLSYNTQLIPNRVWNLNLVDDWIYYSNWKDAFHHSINKVKTDGTEDTCIANEAVGNMFVEGNWIYYVKRTNSHSIDLNNIYKISLDGSCRIRLNSSATEDMTASNGWIYYTNISDGYKIYRMRLDGSENTKVCDDETLFITVCGDTVFYSNKSDSDKLYKVNGDGTGKAKLSNDKATFINASKDYVYYVNYSDNENLYKIPVGGGRSEKITNEYGANITILEDKIFFNGMFYDK comes from the coding sequence ATGTCAAAAAAAGTTATTAATAGATTATTCTCAGTCATTACTATTACATCATTGATTTTTATGACATGTAGTACAAGTGCAAAAGCTGATACAACAGAAACTGATTTCTCACATACGGATTTTGGTACAATTTCAGGTTTATCAATTGAAAAGCAAAATCCATATGTCGAATATGCAGGAGTTGATCATTATCCAGTGCTAAGTGGTGACACTATTAAAATAAATATGAGTTCCAAGTATGATGGAGATTATTCTGACTACAGCAATTATGATCCAGTGCAGTATAGAGTATTTATAGCTAGGAGTGAAAATGAAGATTACACAGAATTAACTGATGGATATTCAAATCCAATACCCGCATATAATGAATTTACAATAGAAGATAATAATGCATTAACTGAAGGTAAATATAAAGTTATGATTTTTGTAAAAAGGTCTTCATCTAATGGAGCAGATCAAAATTCATATGGAGCTTATGATAAAATATATAATTTCAATTTTACTTGCTACAATAGCTTAGATGTGCCTAAAAATGACGATTCAAAAATTTCTAATTCATCAGGCAATATTGTAAATGATGGAATGGCTGTAGAAGATAATGATTATATATATTATATAAATAGGGTAGGAGATGTCTACGGAGCAGCTCCTGATTATTTGTACAAAATAAGGAAAAATGATCCGCCTAGAAAGGATATATGTGATTTAAGTTACAATACACAATTAATTCCAAATAGAGTATGGAATCTTAATCTTGTAGACGACTGGATTTACTATAGCAATTGGAAAGATGCTTTTCATCACAGTATAAATAAAGTTAAAACAGATGGAACAGAGGACACATGCATAGCAAATGAAGCAGTAGGAAATATGTTTGTAGAAGGAAATTGGATATATTATGTTAAAAGAACTAATTCACATTCAATTGATTTAAATAATATATACAAAATATCTTTAGATGGCAGTTGTAGAATTAGACTTAATTCATCTGCTACAGAGGATATGACTGCAAGCAATGGATGGATATATTACACTAATATATCTGATGGATATAAAATTTACAGAATGAGATTAGATGGAAGTGAGAATACAAAAGTATGTGATGATGAAACTTTATTTATTACTGTTTGTGGAGATACAGTTTTTTATAGCAACAAATCAGATAGTGATAAGTTATATAAAGTAAATGGAGATGGAACAGGAAAAGCTAAGTTATCTAATGACAAAGCTACTTTTATAAATGCAAGCAAAGATTATGTCTATTATGTGAATTATTCAGATAATGAAAATCTTTATAAAATTCCAGTTGGAGGAGGAAGATCTGAAAAGATTACTAACGAATATGGAGCTAATATAACAATTTTAGAAGATAAAATATTTTTTAATGGTATGTTTTATGATAAATAA
- a CDS encoding tetratricopeptide repeat protein, with protein MSEKNKKYNITKASNSKVNESSGAVVEAGKPLSQSMLWKLQTEFFANQGPEAWIKGIVPQYITTNPYIANQYAKTVFGYLRDYVGREDVDKNTVIYIMELAAGVGRFTYTFLKRFLHMIENSSLKDIKFKYIVTDFAERNIEYWQNHSFLSPYFEAGILDCATFDISKDDEIKLRHSGEVLSKGKMKNPLILFANYTFDSLPQDTFYVNNGEIYEGVITITSPDEKGDPNDKSILAGLDYYYTDKKIDGNSYYEDKNLNDVLMHYKNSLEDTAFYMPIIGLRCISRLRKLFNDDVILISADKGYKNEESMDKNYHPFLSKHGCISMTVNFHAIELYFKELGGKAIHSIYEHENINVSLFMVSNSDNDFIETSMAYNEIIESVGPDDFYIMKKAIMPLSNSLTTKELLTFLRFTLWDSRTLLELYNILIERIENEENFPKDELADDINKVWEYYFPIGEEGDLGYYFGSILGYLGYDNDALKLLESSLEFYGECPETNYEIALCYYNLQQIDKALEYTEKSIGLDSDFEQGKNLKNIIEDILSDN; from the coding sequence TTGTCAGAAAAAAATAAAAAATATAATATCACTAAGGCTTCAAATTCGAAAGTTAACGAGAGTTCTGGAGCTGTAGTTGAAGCTGGAAAGCCTTTATCACAGTCAATGTTATGGAAATTGCAGACAGAATTTTTTGCAAACCAAGGTCCAGAGGCTTGGATTAAAGGTATTGTACCACAATATATAACAACCAATCCGTATATCGCAAATCAATACGCTAAAACTGTCTTTGGATATTTGCGAGACTATGTTGGAAGAGAAGATGTAGATAAAAATACTGTTATATATATTATGGAGCTTGCAGCAGGAGTTGGACGATTTACTTATACGTTTCTAAAAAGATTTTTACATATGATTGAAAATTCTTCGTTAAAAGATATAAAGTTTAAATACATAGTAACGGATTTTGCTGAAAGAAATATTGAATATTGGCAGAATCATAGCTTTTTAAGTCCTTATTTCGAAGCTGGAATACTTGATTGTGCAACTTTTGATATATCTAAGGATGATGAAATTAAACTTAGACATAGTGGTGAAGTATTATCAAAAGGGAAAATGAAGAATCCTTTAATTTTATTTGCTAATTATACTTTTGACAGTCTTCCACAAGACACTTTTTATGTTAATAACGGAGAGATTTATGAAGGAGTAATAACAATAACTTCTCCAGACGAAAAAGGAGATCCTAATGATAAATCAATTCTTGCAGGATTAGATTATTATTATACAGATAAAAAAATTGATGGGAATAGTTATTACGAAGATAAGAATTTAAATGATGTTTTGATGCATTACAAAAATTCTTTAGAGGACACAGCATTCTATATGCCTATAATTGGATTAAGATGTATTTCAAGATTAAGAAAGTTGTTTAATGATGATGTGATTTTGATATCTGCTGATAAAGGTTATAAGAATGAAGAAAGCATGGATAAAAATTATCATCCATTTTTATCAAAGCATGGATGTATTTCTATGACGGTAAATTTTCATGCTATAGAGTTATATTTTAAAGAACTCGGCGGAAAAGCAATACATAGTATATATGAACACGAAAACATAAATGTGTCTCTATTTATGGTAAGTAATAGTGATAATGATTTTATTGAAACTTCAATGGCTTACAATGAAATTATAGAAAGTGTAGGTCCAGATGATTTCTATATAATGAAAAAAGCAATTATGCCTTTGAGTAACTCCTTGACCACTAAGGAACTTTTGACTTTTCTAAGATTTACATTATGGGATTCAAGAACTTTGCTTGAGTTATACAATATTTTAATTGAAAGAATAGAAAATGAAGAAAACTTCCCTAAAGATGAACTTGCTGATGATATCAATAAAGTTTGGGAATACTATTTCCCTATTGGTGAAGAAGGCGACTTAGGATATTATTTTGGTTCTATATTAGGTTATCTTGGCTATGATAATGATGCACTAAAGCTTCTAGAATCTTCACTAGAGTTTTATGGTGAATGCCCAGAAACAAATTACGAAATTGCACTTTGTTATTATAATTTACAGCAAATTGATAAAGCCTTAGAGTATACAGAGAAATCTATTGGATTAGATTCAGATTTTGAACAGGGTAAAAACTTAAAAAATATAATTGAAGATATATTAAGCGATAACTAA
- a CDS encoding AraC family transcriptional regulator: MYPFFEANKSGDQNFFSSKILENFSFPPHLHPYVEIAYVIEGSIEVTINDTPCCLKAGEVSICFPNDIHTFNSDGFSKIILFIFSPDLTRSFFGIRMDKTLENPFMSKNIVDDGVSSLLYMLHDEYTSSNNKYVIKGLLYTILGKLDSHFSFKKSSTFYNSTMQNLLKYIEIHYHEKISLDSIAKDLGFSKFYLSRIFSNKIGYQFNDYINRLRINKAQKLLSETDLPVTVIALECGFESQRNFNRIFKELTALTPTKFRTGI; the protein is encoded by the coding sequence ATGTATCCATTTTTTGAAGCAAATAAATCTGGCGATCAAAACTTTTTTAGTTCAAAAATATTAGAAAATTTCAGTTTTCCTCCACATTTACATCCATATGTAGAAATAGCTTATGTTATTGAAGGATCTATAGAAGTTACAATAAACGATACTCCATGCTGCCTTAAAGCTGGTGAAGTTTCTATCTGCTTCCCTAATGATATACATACTTTTAATAGTGACGGATTTTCAAAAATTATTCTATTTATTTTCTCACCAGATCTTACACGTAGCTTCTTTGGTATACGAATGGACAAAACACTGGAGAATCCATTTATGTCAAAAAATATTGTCGATGATGGGGTAAGTTCTCTTTTATATATGCTCCATGACGAATATACAAGTTCTAATAATAAATATGTTATTAAAGGGCTTTTATACACCATACTTGGAAAGCTTGATTCGCATTTTTCATTTAAAAAAAGCAGCACTTTTTATAACAGTACAATGCAAAATCTACTTAAATATATTGAAATTCATTACCATGAGAAAATTTCACTAGATAGTATAGCTAAAGATTTAGGTTTTAGTAAGTTTTATCTCTCAAGAATTTTTTCAAATAAGATTGGCTACCAATTTAATGATTACATAAATAGATTGAGAATAAATAAAGCTCAAAAACTCCTTAGCGAAACAGACCTTCCAGTTACGGTTATAGCTTTGGAATGTGGATTTGAAAGTCAGAGAAATTTTAACAGAATTTTTAAAGAACTAACAGCTCTTACTCCTACAAAATTTAGAACAGGTATATGA
- a CDS encoding DUF871 domain-containing protein yields MRRLGISVYPMHSSANEIEDYIKLAYKYNFKRIFTCLLSFDGSKEVIINNFKKIIQCANENDMEVIADISPKVFDELGIDYKNLDFFKELGLYGIRLDLGFTGLEESIMSFTSKKLKIELNMSNGTKYIDNIFSYMPNADNILGCHNFYPHRYTGLSYEHFIKTSKQFKSLGIRTAAFISSHSADHGPWPVNEGLCTLEIHRELPITIQAKHLWTSDLIDDVIIANAFASEEELKALSEIDPYVLTLNCEINKNAPETEKKIVLEEFHFNRGDVSDYLIRSTQSRVKYKDHNFEVFNTPDIRRGDIIIESSLYGHYAGEMQIAKKPMKNSGKSNVVGRIAEEELFLIDTIAPWQKFKLVNN; encoded by the coding sequence ATGAGAAGGCTAGGAATATCAGTTTATCCTATGCACAGTAGTGCAAATGAAATAGAAGATTATATAAAATTGGCATATAAATATAATTTTAAAAGAATTTTTACATGTCTTTTATCTTTTGATGGAAGTAAAGAAGTAATAATCAATAATTTCAAGAAAATAATACAATGTGCAAATGAAAATGATATGGAAGTAATAGCAGATATAAGTCCTAAAGTATTCGATGAACTTGGAATTGATTATAAGAATTTAGATTTTTTTAAGGAGCTAGGACTCTATGGTATAAGACTTGATCTTGGATTTACTGGTTTAGAGGAATCTATTATGTCATTTACAAGTAAGAAATTGAAAATAGAATTAAACATGAGCAATGGGACAAAATATATAGATAATATATTCTCTTATATGCCAAATGCAGATAATATATTAGGCTGTCATAATTTTTATCCACACAGATATACAGGATTAAGCTATGAACATTTTATAAAAACCAGCAAGCAGTTCAAATCGTTAGGAATTAGAACAGCAGCATTTATTTCATCTCACAGTGCAGATCATGGTCCATGGCCTGTAAACGAGGGATTATGCACTCTTGAAATTCATAGAGAGCTTCCAATAACAATTCAAGCAAAGCATTTATGGACATCTGACTTAATAGATGATGTAATTATTGCAAATGCCTTTGCTAGTGAAGAAGAATTAAAAGCATTAAGTGAAATAGATCCTTATGTTTTGACTTTAAATTGTGAGATAAATAAAAATGCACCTGAAACAGAGAAGAAAATAGTGCTTGAAGAATTTCATTTTAACAGAGGAGATGTATCTGATTATTTAATAAGATCAACTCAAAGCAGAGTTAAATATAAAGACCACAATTTTGAAGTATTTAATACTCCAGATATAAGAAGAGGAGATATTATTATAGAAAGTTCATTATATGGACATTATGCAGGAGAAATGCAGATAGCTAAAAAGCCTATGAAAAACTCTGGCAAATCAAATGTAGTAGGAAGAATTGCAGAGGAAGAACTGTTTTTGATTGATACTATAGCTCCATGGCAAAAATTTAAATTAGTAAATAATTAA
- a CDS encoding pseudouridine synthase produces MRLDKFLAEAAVGSRKNVRIYIKEGMVKVNKELVTEPSMEIDENCDVIEYLNEIVSYAGKLYYMFNKPAGCITAKTDEIHKTVFDFLGEAGTKGIFHVGRLDKDTEGLLLFTNDGEFEHKVMYPEKHVEKTYFFWALGSLSEEDKNQLEQGTYIGQGKILTKPARIEVDKFGVYEDLKHEMATNNVNNINSNHHTQPVVSGYLTISEGRKHQVKRMLKSVGCYVIYLKRISIGGLALDKSLEKGQYRSLTELEIQKVLGNL; encoded by the coding sequence ATGCGATTAGATAAATTTCTAGCAGAGGCGGCTGTTGGAAGCAGAAAAAATGTCAGAATTTATATTAAAGAAGGCATGGTAAAGGTAAATAAAGAGCTGGTAACAGAGCCTTCAATGGAAATTGATGAAAACTGTGATGTCATTGAGTATCTTAATGAGATAGTCAGCTATGCTGGAAAATTATATTACATGTTTAACAAACCAGCAGGTTGTATTACTGCAAAAACTGATGAGATTCATAAGACCGTATTTGATTTTTTAGGCGAAGCTGGTACGAAAGGAATATTTCATGTTGGAAGGTTAGACAAGGATACAGAAGGATTATTGTTATTTACAAATGATGGAGAATTTGAACATAAGGTCATGTATCCAGAAAAGCATGTTGAAAAAACTTATTTCTTTTGGGCATTAGGTTCTTTAAGCGAAGAAGATAAGAACCAATTAGAGCAGGGAACTTATATTGGACAAGGTAAAATATTAACTAAGCCTGCAAGAATAGAAGTAGATAAGTTTGGCGTATATGAAGATCTTAAACATGAAATGGCCACCAATAATGTGAACAATATAAACTCAAATCATCATACGCAGCCAGTCGTTTCTGGATATCTTACTATTTCAGAAGGACGCAAGCATCAAGTAAAGCGTATGTTAAAGTCCGTAGGCTGCTACGTTATATATTTAAAGAGAATTTCAATTGGTGGACTAGCTTTAGACAAATCACTAGAGAAAGGCCAGTATAGGTCTTTGACAGAGTTAGAAATTCAAAAGGTGCTAGGAAATTTATAA
- a CDS encoding DUF2500 domain-containing protein yields MIGFQLIFFVFVAFIIFINISKYIKNENSPIISTRAKLIKKKRETCTNTDSNGVMTTTEKLILEFELDTGSEMKFIVGRRVFKNVPEHEWGTLTFQGTRFLKFNSSNGVVEK; encoded by the coding sequence ATGATTGGATTTCAGCTAATATTTTTTGTTTTCGTAGCTTTTATAATTTTTATAAACATCAGTAAATATATTAAAAATGAAAACTCACCAATTATATCCACTAGGGCAAAATTAATTAAGAAAAAAAGAGAAACGTGCACAAATACAGACAGCAATGGAGTTATGACAACTACTGAAAAGTTAATTTTAGAATTTGAGTTAGACACTGGGAGTGAAATGAAATTTATAGTTGGAAGACGTGTCTTCAAAAATGTTCCAGAACATGAATGGGGAACATTAACTTTTCAAGGAACACGCTTTTTAAAGTTTAACTCATCAAATGGGGTTGTTGAAAAATAG
- a CDS encoding MATE family efflux transporter yields the protein MSVKYVHDMTEGNEVSHIIKFTWPMLIGNVFQQFYNLIDSIVVGKFVGANALAAVGACGSLSFLFFSVCLGLSVGIGIIISQYFGAKKEEQVKRAIANSTYVIGASGVVMSILGVVFARQVLQLLNTPPEILNDSVAFLRIASGGMIAVASYNAIAAILRALGDSSTPLVFLIISCAINVVLDLIFVLKFGFGVSGTAYATVISQACAAIGCLVFALIKNPYFKLKKEHWKMSESIITKCIRIGVPVAAQNSLIAVSLVALQSVVNGFGETAVAAFTATSRVEQLIQQPFNSLGAAMSTFAGQNMGANKLDRVKKGYHKSILIVAGFSLLAFIAAQFGGQAIMEVFVKDESVINLGDKAIRITSCAYFPLGMIYVTRGVLNGTGDAFYAMVNGFVEVAGRVGFSSGLAILPFLGVWSVWVTSGLTWTITAIASVIRYRQGKWQDKSIVKPVEKTIEYKKYAESK from the coding sequence ATGTCTGTAAAATATGTACATGATATGACTGAAGGTAATGAAGTTTCCCATATTATAAAATTCACTTGGCCAATGCTTATAGGCAATGTATTTCAGCAGTTTTATAACTTGATTGATTCAATAGTTGTAGGAAAGTTTGTTGGTGCTAATGCTTTAGCCGCAGTAGGTGCTTGTGGATCTCTAAGTTTTCTTTTTTTCTCTGTATGCTTGGGATTGTCTGTTGGTATAGGTATAATCATTTCTCAATATTTTGGAGCCAAGAAGGAAGAACAAGTAAAGAGAGCCATTGCCAATTCAACTTATGTGATTGGTGCATCTGGTGTTGTTATGAGTATATTAGGAGTTGTTTTTGCTCGTCAAGTTTTACAACTTTTGAATACACCACCTGAAATTTTAAATGATTCTGTAGCTTTTTTAAGAATAGCATCAGGAGGAATGATCGCTGTAGCATCCTATAATGCTATAGCAGCAATACTTAGAGCATTAGGTGACTCCAGTACACCTTTAGTTTTTCTAATTATTTCTTGCGCAATTAATGTTGTATTAGATTTAATCTTTGTGCTAAAATTTGGATTTGGTGTATCAGGTACTGCCTATGCTACTGTTATTTCTCAGGCATGTGCTGCAATTGGCTGCTTGGTATTTGCCCTGATCAAGAATCCATATTTTAAATTAAAGAAAGAACACTGGAAAATGAGTGAATCAATCATAACTAAATGTATAAGGATTGGAGTACCTGTAGCAGCTCAGAATTCACTGATTGCTGTTTCATTAGTAGCGCTTCAGAGTGTAGTAAATGGATTTGGAGAGACAGCTGTTGCAGCATTTACAGCTACTAGTAGAGTAGAACAGCTAATACAGCAGCCGTTCAATTCATTAGGGGCAGCTATGTCTACATTTGCAGGTCAAAATATGGGAGCTAATAAACTTGATAGGGTAAAAAAAGGATATCACAAAAGCATTTTAATAGTAGCTGGATTTAGCCTTTTAGCATTTATTGCAGCTCAATTTGGAGGTCAGGCTATAATGGAAGTGTTTGTTAAAGATGAATCAGTAATAAATCTTGGAGATAAAGCAATAAGAATTACAAGTTGTGCATACTTTCCTCTTGGAATGATTTACGTTACAAGAGGTGTACTAAATGGTACAGGAGATGCATTTTATGCTATGGTTAACGGTTTTGTTGAAGTGGCTGGAAGAGTTGGATTTTCAAGTGGACTAGCTATACTTCCTTTCCTAGGAGTTTGGAGTGTGTGGGTAACCAGTGGACTAACTTGGACTATTACAGCTATAGCAAGCGTAATACGTTACAGGCAAGGTAAGTGGCAAGATAAATCCATAGTTAAACCAGTTGAAAAAACTATAGAGTACAAAAAGTATGCTGAGAGCAAGTAA